A section of the Deltaproteobacteria bacterium genome encodes:
- a CDS encoding Rieske (2Fe-2S) protein, producing MGWGAIGGVLQISIAAIHRFLFPRVLFEPVKTFKAGYPEEYPKGTISTKYQGDQKVWIAHLDEGIVAISTICTHLGCTPRWLAAEDKFKCPCHGSGFTREGIHFEGPAPRPLERYRIQKAEDGRLLIDKSIIYRWEKGEWGKPGSVFIA from the coding sequence ATGGGCTGGGGCGCCATCGGCGGCGTGCTCCAGATCAGCATCGCGGCCATCCACCGCTTCCTGTTCCCGCGTGTTCTCTTCGAGCCGGTCAAGACCTTCAAGGCCGGCTATCCGGAGGAGTACCCGAAGGGGACCATCTCCACGAAATACCAGGGCGACCAGAAGGTCTGGATTGCACATCTGGATGAAGGGATCGTGGCGATTTCGACCATCTGCACCCATCTGGGCTGCACACCCCGGTGGCTGGCGGCCGAGGACAAGTTCAAGTGCCCGTGTCACGGGTCCGGATTTACCCGCGAGGGGATCCACTTCGAGGGACCGGCACCGCGCCCGCTGGAGCGGTACCGGATCCAGAAGGCCGAAGACGGACGGCTCCTCATCGACAAGAGCATCATTTACCGGTGGGAAAAGGGCGAGTGGGGCAAGCCGGGATCGGTGTTCATAGCCTGA
- a CDS encoding calcium/sodium antiporter, with translation MVLSVFAVVSGLAILGWSAGLFVDGASLTARYLGMPPLLIGMVIVGFGTSAPEMLVSALSAIQGSPGIALGNAYGSNIVNIALILGVTALVAPVAVHSRILRSELPVLAAVTALAAWQLHDRELSRTDAGVLLAVFGVLVVWSVLQALRHRSDSLGSEMEGELEARPLGPGPAILRLVAGLALLIASCRLLVWGAVEIARTLGLSDLVIGLTIVAIGTSLPELASSIAAIRKNEPDIAFGNVLGSNLFNTLAVAGIAGVIQPGAISPDLYERDILTMGALTISLFLFGYGFRGPGRINRFEGGALLGAYIAYTAWLLHGVIEQLK, from the coding sequence ATGGTGCTTTCAGTTTTTGCGGTTGTATCGGGACTGGCAATTCTTGGATGGAGCGCAGGGCTCTTTGTGGACGGGGCCTCCCTGACAGCCCGTTATCTTGGGATGCCGCCTCTGCTGATCGGCATGGTCATTGTCGGCTTTGGCACTTCCGCTCCGGAGATGCTGGTGTCGGCCCTGTCGGCGATCCAGGGAAGCCCCGGAATTGCACTCGGAAATGCCTACGGCTCCAACATAGTCAACATCGCCCTGATACTGGGAGTGACGGCCCTCGTAGCCCCTGTTGCCGTACACTCCCGCATCCTGCGTTCGGAACTCCCGGTCCTTGCCGCCGTAACGGCACTGGCTGCCTGGCAGCTCCATGACCGGGAACTTTCCCGGACAGACGCAGGGGTGCTTCTCGCCGTGTTCGGAGTACTGGTGGTGTGGAGCGTTCTGCAAGCCCTCCGGCACCGGTCCGATTCGCTCGGCAGCGAAATGGAAGGAGAACTGGAGGCCCGTCCTCTGGGGCCCGGTCCGGCGATCCTCAGGCTTGTGGCGGGACTGGCACTTCTTATCGCCAGTTGCCGGCTTCTGGTCTGGGGGGCCGTGGAAATCGCCAGAACCCTTGGCCTGAGCGATCTGGTGATCGGACTGACTATCGTGGCCATCGGAACGTCACTACCGGAACTCGCTTCTTCCATCGCTGCCATCCGGAAGAACGAGCCGGATATCGCCTTCGGGAATGTCCTGGGTTCCAACCTGTTCAATACCCTGGCGGTCGCGGGAATCGCCGGCGTGATCCAGCCCGGCGCGATAAGCCCGGATCTATATGAACGGGACATCCTGACCATGGGAGCCCTCACGATATCCCTGTTCCTGTTTGGCTACGGTTTCCGGGGGCCGGGCCGCATCAACCGGTTTGAAGGCGGCGCCCTTCTGGGCGCCTACATCGCCTATACGGCCTGGCTTCTCCACGGCGTCATCGAACAGCTGAAATAG
- a CDS encoding NAD-dependent epimerase/dehydratase family protein gives MHVLITGGAGFIGSNLARRFIARGARVTLIDNHSRARLLGDGRPGAPDPGRWRGLDRVEGIRVVDGDVCDAARLLAGLPAVSATIHCAGQVGIGASLADPVEDARNNVIGTVALIEALAGRDDRGPLVLFSSNKVYGDAVNRFVAELPGGRLGLTGRWEQGISELFPVADSGLTPYGCSKRAAEGYVLDGSRRHGFRGHVLRCSCIYGPGQSGVEDQGWVSHVVRSRSGGRPVRVFGDGRQVRDLLHVDDACALVELLVTRDVPGGIWNAGGGPGFARSFLDVVNHPSLDAAPAANLEFHPPRMFDQRVYVTDSARLREAVGWQPAVSPDAGISGLVAECSRPSHP, from the coding sequence ATGCACGTTCTGATTACCGGCGGTGCGGGCTTCATCGGGTCGAACCTGGCCCGGCGGTTCATCGCCCGCGGCGCCCGGGTGACGCTGATCGACAACCACTCGCGCGCACGCCTTCTGGGGGATGGGAGGCCGGGCGCACCGGACCCCGGCCGCTGGCGCGGGCTGGACCGGGTGGAGGGAATCCGGGTCGTGGATGGAGATGTGTGCGATGCGGCCCGGCTGCTCGCGGGGCTTCCAGCCGTTTCCGCCACGATTCACTGTGCCGGACAGGTGGGGATCGGCGCCAGCCTGGCGGACCCGGTTGAAGACGCCCGGAACAACGTGATCGGGACGGTCGCTCTCATTGAGGCGCTGGCCGGACGGGACGACCGGGGTCCATTGGTGCTGTTTTCGTCCAACAAGGTTTATGGCGATGCGGTGAACCGGTTTGTCGCCGAACTGCCAGGTGGCCGTCTGGGGCTCACGGGCCGGTGGGAGCAGGGAATTTCGGAACTGTTCCCGGTGGCCGATTCAGGCCTCACGCCCTACGGCTGCTCGAAACGGGCGGCGGAGGGATACGTTCTGGACGGATCGCGGCGTCACGGTTTCAGGGGCCATGTGCTCCGCTGCTCGTGCATTTACGGGCCCGGCCAGTCAGGCGTGGAGGATCAGGGGTGGGTGAGTCATGTCGTCCGGTCCCGGTCGGGAGGCCGTCCGGTCCGCGTGTTTGGTGACGGCCGGCAGGTGCGGGACTTGCTGCATGTGGACGATGCCTGCGCCCTGGTGGAGCTGCTGGTGACCCGTGATGTTCCGGGCGGCATCTGGAATGCCGGCGGTGGCCCCGGTTTCGCCCGCTCGTTCCTGGACGTGGTGAACCACCCGTCACTGGATGCAGCGCCCGCCGCGAATCTGGAGTTTCATCCTCCACGGATGTTCGACCAGCGGGTTTACGTGACCGACTCCGCCAGGCTTCGTGAAGCGGTTGGCTGGCAGCCGGCCGTCAGTCCCGACGCCGGGATTTCGGGGCTGGTGGCGGAGTGCTCCCGGCCATCGCATCCGTGA
- a CDS encoding glycosyltransferase → MFNEECAVARFIETTAAALSATGHPFSIVLLDDGSTDSTVRQAQALSGQYPVRVLEFPHRGIGAILRELIRFARTAAPDDRIVFTEGDGTCDPSFIAAALPLIDGGADIVAGSRYLPGSQVTGFPLRRRLQSAAVNRLCAWRADTAGVSDYSLFARVYRAGMLASVDEKALTTDGFETNAELLMVMLSGGAAAAEVPVSYRYDLKEGPSKLPTARTIAGYLKLLRRK, encoded by the coding sequence GTGTTCAACGAGGAGTGCGCCGTCGCACGGTTTATCGAAACCACGGCCGCCGCGCTCTCGGCCACCGGACACCCGTTCTCGATCGTCCTGCTGGACGATGGCTCCACGGATTCGACTGTCAGGCAGGCGCAGGCCCTTTCCGGCCAGTACCCGGTACGGGTGCTGGAGTTCCCGCATCGCGGAATCGGCGCCATCCTGCGTGAACTCATCCGGTTCGCCCGGACGGCCGCTCCGGACGACCGGATCGTGTTTACCGAAGGAGACGGCACCTGCGACCCTTCCTTTATTGCCGCCGCCCTGCCACTGATTGACGGTGGCGCGGATATCGTGGCCGGAAGCCGGTACCTGCCCGGCTCGCAGGTGACCGGGTTCCCTCTCCGGCGGCGGCTGCAAAGCGCCGCCGTCAACCGCCTGTGCGCCTGGCGGGCGGACACGGCGGGCGTGTCTGATTATTCGCTTTTCGCCCGCGTCTACCGGGCAGGGATGCTTGCGTCGGTGGATGAAAAGGCGCTCACGACGGATGGCTTCGAAACGAACGCAGAACTGCTGATGGTGATGCTCTCCGGCGGGGCCGCCGCCGCTGAAGTGCCGGTCAGCTACCGGTATGATCTGAAAGAGGGGCCAAGCAAGCTGCCGACGGCAAGAACCATCGCCGGGTACCTGAAGCTGCTCCGGCGGAAATAG
- the infC gene encoding translation initiation factor IF-3: protein MLPRDFRGRVVRPNSDEPRKNEQIRIPEIRVVGEAGEPLGLMSPREALALAREKGLDLVEVSPTAQPPVCKIMDYGKFKYLQKKKQHEAKMHQHHVEIKEVKLRPKIADHDYQVKLGNARRFIEERNKVKVTIMFSGREMQHPEFGHRLIQRMIEDLKETATVEHQAKMEGRNLFMIVAPLPGKPDAKAKAKAKPKPAADAGAKAEQKPAKTPAAE from the coding sequence ATCCTTCCACGTGATTTTCGAGGCCGGGTTGTGCGCCCCAACTCGGACGAACCCCGCAAGAACGAACAGATCCGGATCCCGGAGATCCGCGTCGTCGGCGAAGCCGGCGAGCCGCTTGGCCTCATGTCGCCGCGCGAGGCGCTGGCCCTCGCCCGTGAAAAGGGGCTGGATCTGGTCGAGGTTTCACCCACCGCGCAGCCGCCCGTCTGCAAGATCATGGACTATGGGAAGTTCAAATATCTTCAGAAGAAGAAGCAGCACGAAGCGAAGATGCACCAGCATCACGTCGAGATCAAAGAGGTCAAGCTCCGCCCCAAGATCGCCGATCATGACTATCAGGTGAAGCTGGGCAATGCGCGCCGGTTCATTGAGGAACGGAACAAGGTCAAGGTGACGATCATGTTCAGCGGCCGCGAGATGCAGCATCCGGAGTTCGGCCACCGCCTGATCCAGCGCATGATTGAAGATCTGAAGGAGACCGCCACCGTCGAGCATCAGGCGAAGATGGAAGGCCGCAACCTGTTCATGATCGTGGCCCCGCTGCCCGGCAAGCCGGATGCGAAAGCCAAGGCCAAGGCGAAACCAAAACCTGCGGCCGATGCGGGTGCGAAGGCGGAACAGAAGCCGGCAAAAACACCCGCTGCGGAGTAG
- the thrS gene encoding threonine--tRNA ligase: MGKDKATTGVLTDGRQVDYTTPEGLEILRHSTSHLLAQAASELFPGIQITIGPAIDTGFYYDFGYERQFTPEDLEKMEQRMREIITRNDPIQRRELSREDAIRLFEGLKQHFKVEIIRGIPEGEIISAYSQGEFIDLCTGPHVKSTGELRALKLLKLAGAYWRGDEKNPMLQRVYGTAFATEKELKDWLQRLEEAEKRDHRKLGKELDLFSIQPDGAGPGLIFWHPNGAMIRKLLEDYLKDLCQQSGYDFVYSPHVGHLNLWNTSGHTNFYAENMFRPMEVEDEQYQLKPMNCPFHVLIFRSQPKSFRDLPVRYAELGTVYRYERSGVLHGLMRVRGFTQDDAHIFCREDQIAGEVNAILDLMTQVLSTFGFNDFEVNLSTRPEKYVGELAVWNKAEAALREVLEKRGLRYLVDEGGGAFYGPKIDIKIRDSIGRQWQCSTVQVDFNLPERFQLEYTDSGGAKVRPIMIHRAIYGSIERFFGILVEHYAGAFPFWLAPVQVLVATITDAQADYAQTVLKKLKEAGIRAEADLRNEKLGFKVREAQVRKIPFVLVTGDKEMAEGKVAPRGRGKIQLDTQSVDEFILFCRAEAAARR, encoded by the coding sequence ATGGGCAAGGACAAGGCAACGACCGGAGTGCTCACCGACGGGCGTCAGGTGGACTACACGACCCCCGAGGGCCTCGAAATCCTGCGCCACTCGACCTCGCACCTGCTGGCGCAGGCGGCGAGCGAACTGTTCCCCGGCATCCAGATCACCATCGGCCCGGCCATCGATACCGGCTTCTACTACGATTTCGGCTACGAGCGGCAGTTCACGCCCGAAGACCTGGAAAAGATGGAGCAGCGGATGCGGGAGATCATCACCCGCAACGACCCGATCCAGCGGCGCGAGCTTTCCCGCGAGGACGCGATCCGGCTCTTTGAGGGCCTCAAGCAGCATTTCAAGGTGGAAATCATCAGGGGAATCCCCGAGGGCGAAATTATCAGCGCCTACTCGCAGGGGGAGTTCATTGATCTGTGCACCGGCCCGCATGTGAAATCGACGGGTGAGCTCCGGGCCCTCAAGCTCCTGAAGCTCGCTGGCGCCTACTGGCGCGGCGACGAGAAGAACCCGATGCTCCAGCGGGTGTACGGCACCGCCTTCGCGACGGAAAAAGAACTGAAGGACTGGCTCCAGAGGCTTGAAGAAGCCGAAAAACGCGACCACCGGAAACTGGGAAAGGAACTCGATCTCTTTTCGATCCAGCCCGATGGTGCGGGGCCGGGGCTCATTTTCTGGCATCCGAACGGTGCGATGATCCGCAAGCTGCTGGAGGACTACCTGAAAGACCTTTGCCAGCAGTCGGGCTACGATTTCGTTTATTCGCCGCATGTGGGCCATCTGAACCTGTGGAACACGTCGGGCCATACTAACTTCTATGCCGAGAACATGTTCCGCCCGATGGAGGTCGAGGACGAGCAGTACCAGCTGAAGCCGATGAACTGTCCGTTCCACGTGCTGATCTTCCGCTCGCAGCCCAAGAGCTTCCGCGACCTTCCGGTGCGCTATGCCGAGCTGGGTACTGTTTACCGCTACGAGCGGAGTGGCGTGCTGCACGGCCTCATGCGGGTGCGCGGCTTTACCCAGGATGACGCGCACATCTTCTGCCGCGAGGACCAGATCGCCGGCGAGGTCAACGCGATCCTGGACCTGATGACCCAGGTGCTCAGCACGTTCGGGTTCAATGATTTCGAGGTGAACCTTTCGACGCGGCCGGAGAAATACGTGGGCGAGCTGGCCGTCTGGAACAAGGCCGAGGCGGCGCTGAGGGAAGTGCTCGAAAAGCGCGGCCTCAGGTATCTGGTGGACGAGGGCGGCGGCGCATTTTACGGGCCCAAGATTGACATTAAAATCAGGGACTCCATCGGCCGCCAGTGGCAGTGCTCGACCGTGCAGGTCGATTTCAACCTGCCGGAGCGTTTTCAGCTGGAATACACCGATTCGGGCGGCGCAAAGGTCCGCCCGATCATGATACACAGGGCCATTTACGGCTCGATCGAGCGGTTCTTCGGCATCCTCGTGGAGCACTACGCGGGGGCGTTCCCGTTCTGGCTCGCGCCGGTGCAGGTACTGGTAGCCACGATCACCGACGCCCAGGCGGACTACGCCCAGACTGTGTTGAAGAAACTCAAGGAAGCAGGTATAAGGGCAGAAGCCGACCTGCGTAACGAAAAGCTGGGTTTCAAGGTCCGGGAGGCGCAGGTCCGCAAGATACCGTTCGTCCTCGTCACCGGCGACAAGGAAATGGCCGAGGGCAAGGTCGCCCCCCGTGGCCGCGGGAAAATCCAGCTTGACACCCAGAGCGTTGATGAGTTCATTTTATTCTGCCGCGCCGAAGCCGCGGCCCGGAGGTAG
- a CDS encoding (2Fe-2S)-binding protein, which yields MPTVTFVTDGKTVEAPKGPLMDVCEANQVSLPFGCKVGTCGTCTVKVLKGMEMLSKVNLFERNRLGDSRVREGCRLACQSEIVADGELVVENG from the coding sequence ATGCCCACAGTCACCTTCGTCACCGATGGCAAGACCGTCGAGGCTCCAAAGGGGCCCCTCATGGATGTTTGCGAGGCGAACCAGGTTTCGCTCCCGTTCGGCTGCAAGGTGGGCACCTGCGGCACCTGTACCGTGAAAGTCCTGAAGGGCATGGAGATGCTTTCGAAGGTCAACCTGTTCGAGCGGAACCGCCTTGGTGACAGCAGGGTGCGCGAGGGCTGCCGCCTTGCCTGCCAGTCGGAAATCGTCGCTGACGGCGAACTGGTGGTCGAGAACGGCTAG
- a CDS encoding NAD-dependent epimerase/dehydratase family protein gives MGKTLVTGAAGFIGSHVVRELLAKNRQVKAMIMPGENTKNLEGLDVEKIEANVLDPAAVRKAMEGVDRVFHLAAVYAIWLPRREKMYEVNCVGSLNLLWAALKGNVERVVYTSSIAAVGVRGNKEPSNETDTFNKMGHANDYVYSKWLSEEEAKTFANNGLDIVFCNPAFPFGARDIAPTPTGQILLDIVNGKNTFYFDAGFNVVDVEDVARGHVLAEEKGKKGERYILSNQNVEMKEFFNVIARVTGAEFKPRRLPINVIIPVADWMEYRADTVTRKPPLFAGSALRYAKSYLYYDNAKSRRELGYSPRPIEESIRRAVDWYAENGYITNKKFLKQYRR, from the coding sequence ATGGGCAAGACACTCGTTACCGGCGCGGCCGGATTCATCGGATCGCATGTCGTACGCGAACTGCTGGCGAAGAACCGGCAGGTGAAGGCGATGATCATGCCGGGCGAGAACACCAAGAACCTCGAAGGTCTCGACGTGGAAAAAATCGAGGCGAACGTGCTGGATCCTGCCGCCGTCCGCAAGGCGATGGAGGGCGTGGACCGGGTATTCCATCTCGCCGCCGTCTACGCGATCTGGCTTCCCCGCCGCGAGAAGATGTACGAGGTGAACTGCGTGGGTTCGCTGAACCTCCTGTGGGCCGCGCTCAAGGGGAACGTCGAGCGCGTTGTCTATACGTCCAGTATCGCCGCCGTCGGCGTACGCGGGAACAAGGAACCGAGCAACGAAACCGATACCTTCAACAAGATGGGCCACGCCAACGACTACGTCTATTCCAAGTGGCTGTCGGAGGAGGAGGCCAAGACGTTCGCCAACAACGGCCTCGATATTGTTTTCTGCAACCCCGCCTTTCCGTTCGGCGCACGCGACATTGCCCCGACCCCGACGGGACAGATCCTGCTCGATATCGTGAACGGCAAGAACACCTTCTACTTCGACGCCGGGTTCAATGTCGTGGACGTGGAGGATGTCGCCCGCGGCCACGTCCTCGCCGAGGAAAAAGGAAAGAAGGGGGAGCGTTACATCCTCTCCAACCAGAACGTCGAGATGAAGGAGTTCTTCAACGTTATCGCCCGCGTCACCGGCGCCGAGTTCAAGCCCCGGCGGCTTCCGATCAACGTCATCATTCCGGTCGCCGACTGGATGGAGTACCGGGCCGACACCGTGACCCGCAAGCCGCCGCTCTTTGCAGGCAGTGCGCTCCGGTACGCCAAGAGCTACCTTTACTATGACAATGCCAAGTCCCGGCGGGAACTGGGCTATTCTCCCCGGCCCATCGAGGAGTCCATCCGCCGCGCTGTCGACTGGTACGCCGAGAACGGGTACATCACGAACAAGAAGTTCCTGAAGCAGT